The Actinomycetota bacterium genome contains the following window.
GATCGCTAGTATCGCGCATAATGCCACAATTCCGGTGGGTATTTCAGTTTATGGATATCAGGAGGTCATGATTACCGAGCATTGCGTTTTGATGTCGATCGGTGATTGCTCAAAGCGCTGCCACTCCTGTCGCAGACGTGAAGAGCGATACTTTCTAAAAGACGCGAAAGGCTACTCTTTTCCAGCGATCACTGATGCGACCGGCCGGACACGTATCTATAATTCGGTACCGCTTGATTTGACAAGAGCTATACCGGAAATTATCCAGGCAGGCGTGGATGCCGTTCGATTGGACTTTATACATGAGAACGCTCAGCGGGCCGAGCGCATCACGGCGCACTTCCGCGAGATGCTTATCGAGGGGTTCTCCGGCAGATCGAAAGCTCATGCGTCAAAGCTGCCGCACCTGGCGGAAAATTCGACTAGCGGGCAGTTCTTTCGAGGCATCGGCTAGAGCGCTTATGCTCGGCCAAAGATGCTTTCAGGCACCAGCGAAGCAGATCAAGGGCGACCGTGATCCTATCTGATTGTGATGTTTCTGGTTGTGGAGGTCGTTTGATTTCTGTTATCGGTCACCCATAGGGTCACCGAGTAAGAGCCCGGCGCGGCGTACGTGTGTGTCACCTGCCTTCCGGTCAACTTCTGCCCATCGCCAAACTCCCATTGAAATGACGTTATGGTTCCATCGTCGGAGGAAAGTGCGGCATCGAAAGTGACCGCCTGGCCGATTGCTCCTTCAGCAGGGGAGGTGAACCTCGCGACAGGAGGTCTGTCTGATCGGCCGCCGTCCGAGACGACTATGGTGACCACAGTTGCCGTGGTTCCGATTGAGCTACCCTGTGGGTTCTGGCTGGAAACTATGCCGGCCGGCACCCCACGGACGTCCTGTTCGACGACTTCGAAGGGGAGTAGTGCCCTTCTAAGCGCAGAGATCGCATTTTCTTTGGTCATGCCGATGAGCTCGGGTATCTCAACTTGAACCGGACCGGTGTGCTGCTCACACCCATCGGGCAGGTGCTCGGTGAGGTAGAGACTGGTGAAAGAGTTGGGGCACCACTGACCGGCTCTTTGACCGGTGTCAGAGCAGATACTTATCTGGGACACACCCTCGGGCCTTGCGAACTCCTTTACCTCCAGCGGCTCATGCGCGGCCTTCATGAAATCTGCCCATATCCGGGAAGGAATCGAACCACCTGTGATGTTTCGGCCGCGGGAATCTTTCATCTCTCTGGCCGCCTCGGGGTGACCGACCCAGACGGCGCATACGATCTGCGGGGTATATCCAACGAACCAGGCGTCACGGTACTCCTGGGTCGTTCCTGTTTTGCCTGCTGCCGGTCTGCCTATCCTGGCTGCAGTACCGGTTCCTCTCGTCAGGACTCCCTTCAGAATGTCGGTCGTCAGGTAGGCCACCTGCGGTGAGATGGCGGCAGTCCTCGAGGGCTCTGCCGAGAAAAGCGCTTCCCCCTCGGCATCCGAGACGCGCTTTAGCCCAAAGGGGACTGCGCTGGTTCCGCCGGCGGCCAGCGGTATGTACGACGCGGCCATTTCAAGCGGGGAAACACCAACATCCAATCCACCAAGTGCAATCGCCGGCACGGGCTGTGTCTCTTGAACAATGCCCATTCGCTTGGCAGTGTCGAGGACCTCTTCTGCTCCGATGTCCAGGATCAACTCAGCGAATATGGAGTTTACGGATTTTTCGGTAGCCTGCCTCAGTCGCATTGGTCCGCCTGGCGCTGCGCCTGTGACATCCCAGGTCTCCCCGTTGGGAAGCTGAAACGAAGCCGGACCAGACTCGAAAACCTGCTCAGTGCCGACTCCTTCCTGTAGCGCCGCTGCCAGCACAAATGTCTTGAAGGCTGACCCTGGTTGCCTGCGTCCTTGGACCGCCACGTTAAACTGTTTGGTCTCGAAGTCCTTGCCGCCGACCATCGCCAGAATCTCACCGGTTGAAGGATCGACCGCCACTAAGGCCGCGGATGGTCCGTCCGGTTGCTGAAGGTGGTTTGCGACTGCCGCCTCGGCAGCACGTTGCAAGCGCATGTCCAGCGTGGTATCTATCCTGATGCCACCTCGAAATACCAGCTCCGAGCCGTATCGTTCTGTGATTTGAGCTTTTATGTACTCGACAAAGTAGGGTGCCTGCGCATCGTTATCGGGTAGACCGGCGGTTTCAGTCGGCTGCGCCTGTGCGGCTTCGAACTCGGCGTCATCTATGCGACCCTGATCGAGCATCTGCTTCAGCACCGTTGAGCGTCGATCGTTCGCGTCTTCCGGATTCAGGTATGGCGAGTAGCGGCCCGGGGATCTGATAACTCCCGCCAGCATCGCCGATTCCGCAAGCCCAAGTTCGGTTGCGGGCTTTCTGAAAAACACTTGAGCGGCCGACTCTATGCCGTAAGCGCCGTGACCAAAGTAAATGGTGTTCAGATACAGCTCGAGTATCTCTTCTTTGGTGAATCGACTCTCGATCTGGTAGGCCAGGACTGCTTCCATGAGCTTGCGTCTCAAAGTTCTTTCCGGTGTGATGAGCGCGTTCTTCACGTATTGTTGAGTGATTGTCGATCCGCCCTGTACCTCATCGGAGGTGAGCGTGACCCAAAGAGCCCGCAAGATGCCTCTCGGATCAACACCCTCGTGCTCGAAGAATCGCTGGTCTTCAGTGGCGAGAACCGCGTCCTTCAGGTCTTGCGGGATATCGGCAAAGGGAACGTCTGTGCGGTTTTGCTCGGCAAATAGCTTGGCGAGAACCTCACCGTTTCGATCGTAGATTACCGAGGTCTGATCTCTTCCTTTTAGCGGATCGCCCGGGTCGGGTAGATCCCTCAGTATGGAGGCGTATGTGACCCCGCCGGCAATGACAGTCAATGTAATGAGGGTCAGCAGCCCGAGAAGCGCTACCCTTAGCAGCCGCTTGCGGCCCGTGAGCCGACGTCGCGCGTCAGGCTTTTTTGCGGGGCGCCCTGGAGACGCACTTCGCTGCCGAGCACTTGCGCGAGGTGGTTTTGGATGCTTCGCCGTCGGAGATGGTTTACCGGATGCAGCTTTGACCGGTTTCTTTCTGGGTCGAAACTGCGGGTTTCGGGCGTCTTTCGACTGGCGCGAGCGGTTTTTATCGTTTCTATCGTTCATCGGTTCCAAAGAAAGTCAGGTCAGCCCTGTTAGTCACATATATCATGTTAGTATGACGCGAAATGCTAGATGTTGATAGTTGCCCACCACATCAGGTTACCTGGTTGTTACGATGGCGACAAAGTGAAACCAGACGTCGCCCCTAGGAGGTTGCAGTTCGATTATGCTCTCACCTGAAGATCAGTTGCGTCAAATTCGCAGTGGAGTCGCCGAGATTGTACCGGAGCGGGTACTTGCATCGAAGCTCGCCTCTGGAAGGTCGCTCACGGTCAAATTGGGCGTCGATCCAACCGCGCCCGATCTTCATCTCGGCCATGCGGTTCCGCTAAGAAAGTTGCGTCAATTTCAAGACCTAGGGCATACGGTTGTATTGATTATCGGCGATTTTACCGCGCTTATCGGCGACCCTTCGGGGCGTAACACCATCCGACCCCCTTTGACTGAAGCGCAGATCGAGGAGAATGCAGCTACCTATATCGAGCAGGCGTTCAAAGTGCTAGATCCCTCATCGACTCAGGTTCGACGCAACTCTGAATGGCTCGCTCCACTCAACTTTGCTGACATATTGAGACTCTCAAGCATGTTCACGGTTGCCAGATTGCTTGAACGAGACGACTTCCAGAAAAGATTCAGGGAGGGTGTCGGGATATCACTTCACGAGATGCTTTATCCGTTGGCTCAGGCGTACGACTCGGTGGTAATCAAGGCCGATGTTGAGATCGGCGGCACCGATCAACTCTTTAATCTTCTCGCCGGTCGCGAGCTTATGGAGCGCCATGGAATGGAGCCTCAGGTGTGCCTGACCCTGCCCCTGCTCGAAGGGACTGACGGGTCTCAGAAGATGAGCAAAGCCTACGGAAACTATATAGGATTGACCGACGAGCCTGCTGAGATGTTCGGGAAAGTGATGTCGATCCCCGACGAAATCATGTTCAAATACTATCGTGCGTGTTTGGCCTTGCCTGCCGAAGATGTGGAAAGCATCGAAAAAGGACTTGCCGCGGGCGTCCTGCATCCAAATACAGTCAAGAGACAGCTCGCCAAGGGAGTAGTAGCTATCTACCATGGGGATGATGCCGCAATAGGTGCCGAGGAATCTTTCGATCTGGTTTTCAGGCGACACGAAATCCCACAGGATGTGCCTATTGTTGAGGTCGATTTGGCGCAGGAGATTCACGTCCCAGCTCTTCTTGACTTGCTGGGAATGGCTACATCGAGAGGAGAGGGGCGAAGGCTCATCGATCAAGGAGGCGTCAAAATCAACGGCGTCACCTTGTCGCCGACGTCGTACAACATCGAAGGCAGCGCAATTGAAGGTGGCGTAATCCAAGTAGGTAAACGCAAATTTGTTAGGGTTGTAAGTAAGCAGGGTTGACGCTATCGCCAGTGATACCGTGCTCCAGCTTTGGGGGCAGCGTATTTTTCACTTAATTTCTTGCATAACCTGCGAGATGGTGGTAACCTACTTTGGCCGCTTCTTCCAAGAGAATCGGGTTCGGATGTCGTCGATCGGATACCAATCAGGTAGCGCTATGTATTGATGCGATTCGCATCGGCAACGGCTTTGCTGTCGTAAGCGCTTCCTGGAGATTTCCGGGAAGCGTTTTTGATGAATCCAAGATTATTTTGGTGAAACGGGAAAAATTCCTTGAATTGGGTGTTGACAGTGTCAAGGACGATGCGTAGAGTGTCCATTTGCCGCCGGAATAGATCGGGTGGCTAAGACGAGAAAAAGCGCAGGATAAATACTGTTTTCTCGTTGGACTGAACCTTGAAAACCGGATACTGTGACAAGCCAGAAGGTTCGCGAAAGCGAATCAAATAACTTGTCGGTCGTAAGGGTCCGTCAAATGACCAAACCGATCGACTAAATTGATCCGGTGATCATGCACCCCCGTGTGTGAGAAGCTG
Protein-coding sequences here:
- a CDS encoding PBP1A family penicillin-binding protein translates to MNDRNDKNRSRQSKDARNPQFRPRKKPVKAASGKPSPTAKHPKPPRASARQRSASPGRPAKKPDARRRLTGRKRLLRVALLGLLTLITLTVIAGGVTYASILRDLPDPGDPLKGRDQTSVIYDRNGEVLAKLFAEQNRTDVPFADIPQDLKDAVLATEDQRFFEHEGVDPRGILRALWVTLTSDEVQGGSTITQQYVKNALITPERTLRRKLMEAVLAYQIESRFTKEEILELYLNTIYFGHGAYGIESAAQVFFRKPATELGLAESAMLAGVIRSPGRYSPYLNPEDANDRRSTVLKQMLDQGRIDDAEFEAAQAQPTETAGLPDNDAQAPYFVEYIKAQITERYGSELVFRGGIRIDTTLDMRLQRAAEAAVANHLQQPDGPSAALVAVDPSTGEILAMVGGKDFETKQFNVAVQGRRQPGSAFKTFVLAAALQEGVGTEQVFESGPASFQLPNGETWDVTGAAPGGPMRLRQATEKSVNSIFAELILDIGAEEVLDTAKRMGIVQETQPVPAIALGGLDVGVSPLEMAASYIPLAAGGTSAVPFGLKRVSDAEGEALFSAEPSRTAAISPQVAYLTTDILKGVLTRGTGTAARIGRPAAGKTGTTQEYRDAWFVGYTPQIVCAVWVGHPEAAREMKDSRGRNITGGSIPSRIWADFMKAAHEPLEVKEFARPEGVSQISICSDTGQRAGQWCPNSFTSLYLTEHLPDGCEQHTGPVQVEIPELIGMTKENAISALRRALLPFEVVEQDVRGVPAGIVSSQNPQGSSIGTTATVVTIVVSDGGRSDRPPVARFTSPAEGAIGQAVTFDAALSSDDGTITSFQWEFGDGQKLTGRQVTHTYAAPGSYSVTLWVTDNRNQTTSTTRNITIR
- a CDS encoding tyrosine--tRNA ligase, whose protein sequence is MLSPEDQLRQIRSGVAEIVPERVLASKLASGRSLTVKLGVDPTAPDLHLGHAVPLRKLRQFQDLGHTVVLIIGDFTALIGDPSGRNTIRPPLTEAQIEENAATYIEQAFKVLDPSSTQVRRNSEWLAPLNFADILRLSSMFTVARLLERDDFQKRFREGVGISLHEMLYPLAQAYDSVVIKADVEIGGTDQLFNLLAGRELMERHGMEPQVCLTLPLLEGTDGSQKMSKAYGNYIGLTDEPAEMFGKVMSIPDEIMFKYYRACLALPAEDVESIEKGLAAGVLHPNTVKRQLAKGVVAIYHGDDAAIGAEESFDLVFRRHEIPQDVPIVEVDLAQEIHVPALLDLLGMATSRGEGRRLIDQGGVKINGVTLSPTSYNIEGSAIEGGVIQVGKRKFVRVVSKQG